From Cellulosimicrobium cellulans, the proteins below share one genomic window:
- a CDS encoding RNA polymerase sigma factor, which produces MDGDPDPADEQGGAESDAALWTAALGGDGAAFGVLFDRHRDRVFRHAYRLVVDRHQAEDVLAAAFLELWRRRTSVRLVEGSPLPWLLVTASNVARNVRRGTGRHRRLLDALPRGGDVPAAEDSAFGDDPAEVVDPALGAALRALPAADLRLLTLVALEGWSLSDAAGVLGLTPSAAKSRLHRARVRLRTAVGEVEPGRARTRPSGAFVEGGRS; this is translated from the coding sequence ATGGACGGCGATCCGGACCCTGCCGACGAGCAGGGTGGCGCAGAGAGCGACGCCGCGCTGTGGACCGCCGCGCTCGGCGGTGACGGTGCGGCGTTCGGCGTGCTCTTCGACCGGCACCGCGACCGCGTGTTCCGGCACGCGTACCGGCTCGTGGTCGACCGGCACCAGGCGGAGGACGTGCTGGCGGCGGCGTTCCTCGAGCTGTGGCGCCGCCGCACGTCGGTGCGGCTCGTCGAGGGCTCGCCCCTGCCGTGGCTCCTCGTCACGGCGTCGAACGTCGCGCGGAACGTCCGCCGGGGGACCGGACGCCACCGCCGGCTGCTCGACGCCCTGCCCCGGGGCGGCGACGTACCCGCTGCCGAGGACTCCGCGTTCGGCGACGACCCGGCCGAGGTCGTCGACCCGGCGCTCGGCGCGGCGCTGCGCGCGCTGCCGGCCGCCGACCTGCGGCTCCTCACCCTCGTCGCGCTGGAGGGCTGGTCGCTCTCCGACGCCGCCGGGGTGCTGGGCCTGACGCCGTCGGCGGCCAAGTCTCGGCTGCACCGGGCACGCGTCCGGCTCCGCACCGCGGTCGGAGAGGTGGAACCAGGACGGGCGAGGACGCGCCCGAGTGGTGCGTTCGTCGAAGGAGGGCGCTCATGA
- a CDS encoding DUF1772 domain-containing protein has product MQWLPIVAVVVVGLMVGVEMSVSFVINPIVDRLPENAGLLARADGGRMLGRAMPFWYFGSLLLTAGAALVLPVGAWAAWTAAAVLALSIILTVTVLVPINNRGKTWTPETAPADWREQMARWDRYHLVRIVLLVVAFTLLAVAVAA; this is encoded by the coding sequence ATGCAGTGGTTGCCGATCGTCGCAGTGGTGGTCGTGGGTCTGATGGTGGGGGTCGAGATGTCGGTCTCGTTCGTCATCAACCCGATCGTCGACCGGTTGCCGGAGAACGCCGGCCTGCTCGCCCGCGCAGACGGCGGGCGGATGCTCGGCCGGGCGATGCCGTTCTGGTACTTCGGGTCGCTCCTGCTCACCGCGGGCGCCGCGCTCGTGCTGCCCGTCGGGGCCTGGGCGGCGTGGACCGCCGCGGCGGTCCTCGCGCTGAGCATCATCCTGACGGTCACCGTGCTCGTGCCCATCAACAACCGCGGGAAGACGTGGACCCCCGAGACGGCGCCGGCCGACTGGCGCGAGCAGATGGCCCGCTGGGACCGGTACCACCTCGTCCGCATCGTCCTGCTCGTCGTCGCGTTCACGCTGCTGGCCGTCGCGGTCGCCGCCTGA
- a CDS encoding DUF1775 domain-containing protein, with translation MTGPQRSLPGRRGSRVVLAAVGAGTLAVLTAGPAGAHVLIETVEPHGDGTSTLTFTFDHGCDGEPTDALRVTLPEGVEALAAGQPDGWSSDVGADAVAWSGAPVPDGERAAFTLDVRVTGDVGQAFVFPAVQECPSGASYAWTDTDPSGARPAPTFVATAASLAPAPVAAGAAPTPTAPLVAAVVLGAAVVGVVGGLSARRLARQT, from the coding sequence ATGACCGGTCCCCAGCGGTCGCTCCCCGGGCGGCGCGGGTCGCGCGTCGTCCTCGCCGCGGTCGGCGCCGGCACGCTCGCCGTGCTGACCGCGGGCCCGGCGGGCGCGCACGTGCTCATCGAGACCGTGGAACCCCACGGCGACGGCACGTCGACGCTCACGTTCACGTTCGACCACGGGTGCGACGGCGAGCCCACCGACGCGCTGCGCGTCACGCTCCCCGAGGGCGTCGAGGCGCTCGCGGCGGGCCAGCCGGACGGGTGGAGCTCCGACGTCGGTGCCGACGCCGTCGCGTGGTCCGGCGCGCCCGTGCCCGACGGCGAGCGCGCGGCCTTCACGCTCGACGTCCGCGTCACGGGCGACGTCGGGCAGGCGTTCGTCTTCCCCGCCGTCCAGGAGTGCCCGTCGGGGGCGTCGTACGCGTGGACGGACACCGACCCGTCGGGGGCCCGCCCCGCGCCGACGTTCGTCGCGACGGCGGCGTCGCTCGCCCCCGCGCCCGTCGCGGCGGGAGCGGCCCCGACGCCGACGGCGCCCCTCGTCGCGGCCGTCGTCCTGGGGGCCGCGGTCGTCGGGGTCGTCGGTGGGCTGTCGGCACGCCGCCTCGCGCGCCAGACCTGA
- a CDS encoding peptidase M56 family protein, translating into MNSENRMPVLDPVFAGGLRAALVAQASAAASRRPARRRWWAGVGALGALAVAGGTAYAVTALVEPGGTVVTRLAEPVEVTRAGTSTVELGPRPDGATHVELSLVCLDAGRFVLENGANMTCSAEDAQDEARRLAAGEGVGMGWSVVAVPGDESVRVEAEPGARWHLVATYVDETVTAWATNANGDTYGVANDTGWPDLVSVYATNGRVGYAYARDLEEAQGGTPSSPEEAAAWQEEREGTTVSVPVYESDGETVIGEFVLGG; encoded by the coding sequence ATGAACAGCGAGAACCGCATGCCGGTCCTCGATCCCGTGTTCGCCGGCGGGCTGCGTGCCGCGCTCGTGGCCCAGGCGTCGGCGGCGGCCTCTCGCCGCCCGGCACGACGGCGGTGGTGGGCGGGCGTCGGGGCGCTCGGCGCGCTCGCGGTCGCCGGCGGGACGGCGTACGCCGTGACGGCGCTCGTCGAGCCCGGGGGCACGGTCGTGACCCGGCTGGCGGAGCCGGTCGAGGTCACGCGCGCGGGCACCTCGACCGTCGAGCTCGGGCCCAGGCCGGACGGCGCGACGCACGTCGAGCTGTCGCTCGTGTGCCTCGACGCGGGGCGGTTCGTGCTCGAGAACGGCGCGAACATGACCTGCTCGGCCGAGGACGCGCAGGACGAGGCGCGGCGGCTCGCGGCGGGGGAGGGCGTCGGCATGGGCTGGAGCGTCGTCGCGGTGCCGGGCGACGAGTCGGTGCGCGTGGAGGCCGAGCCGGGGGCGCGCTGGCACCTCGTCGCCACCTACGTCGACGAGACGGTCACCGCCTGGGCGACCAACGCGAACGGCGACACGTACGGGGTCGCGAACGACACGGGCTGGCCCGACCTCGTCTCGGTCTACGCGACGAACGGGCGGGTCGGCTACGCGTACGCACGGGATCTGGAGGAGGCGCAGGGCGGCACGCCGTCGAGCCCCGAGGAGGCCGCGGCGTGGCAGGAGGAGCGCGAGGGCACGACCGTCAGCGTCCCGGTGTACGAGTCGGACGGGGAGACGGTCATCGGAGAGTTCGTCCTCGGCGGATGA